A stretch of Rhizobium sp. TH2 DNA encodes these proteins:
- a CDS encoding ROK family protein: MTVQTTKKLNIDRWATTQEIRQQPAVWRSFGPRLEPIAAEIAAWLALRQHEEVWFCGAGTSAFIGETLASHLNRRPGPARFRAIPTTDLVASPKSYIRPGVRALVVSFGRSGNSSETIGVLDLLAAHAPQYDRLHITCNGDSALGRAKPEGEGELRTIVLPPETDDRGFAMTSSYTTMLLSALACFDQPAEGVGALFARLADAAETIIAREFERLETVSAPGRAVFLGSGPLTGAARECALKVLELAAGQVPTSWDSSLGFRHGPKAIVDDSTRVFVFLSSDPHTRRYDEDLAAEIATQFGAVVLTRIGEASTGPDIAVPAVAGDAWDAVLYVITGQMLAVAWSDGLGIEVDNPFSAGNLTRVVAGVKLYPLETERKLYGGIDLGGSKIESCLFDADLNLLEKRRIETARSYDGLLDCLAAEAEWLAQRAGGPLSLGIGLPGLIDKRSGKSLTSNLAATGHPLSADLAARLGRPTPVENDCKCFALSEANGGAGAGYRTVFGLILGTGVGGGVCVDGRLQTGLNGLPGEVGHIGIPAALLERQALPLLRCGCGRTGCYETLVSGPGMTRIAEAVGERKVEPEAIAAGALAQDPVLARVFDVWLSLLAELIHTVQLTIDADCVVLGGGLSRIAGIAGQLEQAFTEVRLPVVRSPRFTVARFGDASGVRGAAMLASGMEIG, encoded by the coding sequence ATGACGGTCCAGACTACCAAGAAGTTGAACATCGATCGCTGGGCGACGACGCAGGAAATCCGTCAGCAGCCCGCTGTGTGGCGCAGCTTCGGCCCGCGCCTCGAGCCGATCGCCGCCGAAATCGCCGCATGGCTCGCGCTGCGGCAGCATGAGGAGGTCTGGTTCTGCGGTGCGGGAACCTCCGCCTTCATCGGTGAAACGCTGGCAAGCCATCTCAACCGACGTCCGGGGCCGGCGCGGTTCAGGGCGATCCCGACGACCGATCTCGTCGCCTCGCCGAAGAGCTATATTCGACCGGGCGTACGGGCGCTGGTCGTATCCTTCGGCCGCAGCGGCAATAGTTCCGAGACGATCGGCGTGCTCGACCTGCTTGCCGCCCATGCACCGCAATATGACCGCCTCCATATCACCTGCAACGGCGACAGTGCTCTCGGGCGGGCAAAGCCGGAAGGCGAGGGCGAATTGCGCACGATCGTGCTGCCCCCCGAAACCGACGATCGCGGCTTTGCCATGACGTCGAGCTACACGACGATGCTGCTGAGTGCGCTCGCCTGCTTCGATCAGCCGGCCGAGGGCGTCGGCGCGCTGTTCGCGCGCCTCGCCGACGCCGCCGAAACGATCATCGCGCGCGAATTTGAGCGCTTGGAAACCGTGTCCGCACCCGGCCGCGCGGTGTTCCTCGGCTCGGGACCGCTCACCGGCGCGGCGCGGGAATGCGCGCTGAAGGTCCTGGAACTCGCTGCGGGCCAGGTTCCGACCTCGTGGGATTCCTCGCTCGGCTTCCGCCATGGTCCGAAGGCGATTGTCGACGACAGCACGCGGGTCTTCGTCTTTCTCTCGTCCGATCCCCACACCCGCCGCTATGACGAGGATCTCGCTGCTGAAATTGCGACCCAGTTCGGCGCTGTCGTGCTCACCCGGATCGGCGAGGCCTCGACCGGTCCCGACATCGCCGTGCCCGCCGTGGCCGGTGACGCCTGGGATGCGGTGCTCTACGTCATCACAGGCCAGATGCTCGCCGTTGCATGGTCGGACGGCCTTGGCATCGAGGTAGACAACCCCTTTTCGGCCGGCAACCTGACGCGCGTGGTCGCCGGCGTGAAGCTCTATCCGCTGGAGACTGAACGAAAGCTCTATGGCGGTATCGATCTTGGCGGTTCAAAGATTGAAAGTTGCCTGTTCGATGCCGATCTGAACCTGCTGGAGAAGCGGCGGATCGAAACCGCCCGGAGCTATGACGGGCTACTGGATTGCCTGGCGGCGGAAGCCGAATGGCTTGCGCAGCGTGCCGGCGGGCCGCTCTCGCTCGGTATCGGCCTGCCGGGCCTGATCGACAAACGGAGCGGCAAGTCGCTGACCTCGAACCTCGCGGCCACCGGCCACCCGCTCAGCGCAGACCTCGCGGCGCGGCTTGGCCGCCCGACGCCCGTCGAGAACGATTGCAAATGCTTCGCGCTCTCCGAGGCCAACGGCGGCGCGGGCGCCGGATATCGCACCGTCTTCGGCTTGATCCTCGGAACGGGGGTTGGCGGCGGTGTCTGTGTCGATGGACGCCTGCAGACGGGGCTGAACGGCCTGCCGGGAGAGGTCGGGCACATCGGCATTCCGGCGGCCCTTCTTGAGCGCCAAGCGCTGCCGCTGCTGCGCTGCGGCTGTGGCCGCACCGGCTGCTATGAAACGCTGGTGTCTGGTCCCGGCATGACACGCATCGCCGAAGCGGTGGGTGAGCGCAAGGTCGAACCCGAGGCGATCGCGGCGGGCGCTCTGGCACAGGATCCCGTGCTCGCGCGGGTTTTCGACGTCTGGCTCTCGCTATTGGCCGAACTCATCCACACGGTCCAGCTGACGATCGATGCCGATTGCGTCGTTCTCGGGGGAGGTCTCTCGCGCATTGCCGGCATCGCTGGCCAGCTTGAGCAGGCATTCACCGAAGTGAGACTGCCTGTCGTGCGCAGTCCTCGCTTCACAGTGGCCAGGTTTGGCGACGCCAGCGGCGTGCGCGGTGCCGCCATGCTGGCAAGCGGTATGGAGATCGGTTGA
- a CDS encoding class II D-tagatose-bisphosphate aldolase, non-catalytic subunit, with translation MKELRDLIARNLAGSGEAMPSVCSAHPDVVAASVLLAEEWDVPLLIEATSNQVNQFGGYTGMRPADFIAFVNGVCVAHGVDPSRVRFGGDHLGPQAWRNEPAESAMAKARTLVAAYVSAGFTKIHLDCSEGCLGEPAQVGDMVSAARAAELARVCEDAARNPDALSYMFGTEVPPPGGARVEQGEAAITPTAPASARATIEAHRAAFAGLGLGDSAWRRAVGLVVQPGLEFAPDHVHRFDLATSDQLSPVLAGHQGLAFEAHSTDYQLPAVYPDLAERHFAVLKVGPALTYAYRQAIYALDAVAGWAAAASDRTTVSDVMEALMLEAPGNWTKHYQGDEDRLRLLRHFSYADRIRYYWTQTRAQAAVDALLGSLKSRDMPRPLLEQYFAAPVLARAETLGQSTPDKARALIYAQIQEALVPYFACYGRAA, from the coding sequence ATGAAGGAATTGCGAGACCTCATAGCCCGCAATCTTGCGGGCTCCGGCGAAGCCATGCCATCAGTGTGCTCCGCACATCCCGATGTCGTCGCGGCATCGGTGCTGCTGGCCGAGGAATGGGACGTGCCGCTGCTGATCGAGGCGACGAGCAATCAGGTCAACCAGTTCGGCGGCTATACCGGCATGCGGCCGGCGGACTTCATTGCCTTCGTCAACGGGGTCTGCGTGGCGCATGGCGTCGATCCGTCCCGCGTGCGTTTCGGCGGCGACCACCTGGGCCCACAGGCGTGGCGAAACGAGCCGGCCGAAAGCGCCATGGCCAAGGCGCGGACACTTGTCGCGGCCTACGTGTCGGCTGGTTTCACTAAGATCCATCTCGACTGCTCGGAAGGCTGCCTGGGAGAGCCCGCGCAAGTGGGCGATATGGTCAGCGCCGCCCGTGCCGCCGAGCTCGCCCGTGTCTGCGAGGACGCCGCGCGCAATCCAGACGCGCTGAGCTACATGTTCGGCACCGAGGTTCCGCCGCCCGGAGGCGCCCGCGTAGAACAGGGGGAAGCCGCGATCACGCCGACGGCACCGGCCAGCGCCCGCGCCACCATCGAGGCCCATCGCGCAGCGTTCGCAGGGCTTGGCCTTGGCGACAGCGCCTGGAGGCGAGCGGTCGGCCTGGTCGTCCAGCCCGGACTTGAATTCGCGCCCGACCATGTGCATCGCTTCGACCTTGCCACATCGGACCAACTTTCGCCGGTGCTCGCCGGCCATCAGGGTCTCGCGTTCGAGGCGCACTCGACCGACTACCAGCTTCCGGCGGTCTATCCCGATCTCGCGGAACGGCACTTTGCCGTGCTCAAGGTCGGCCCGGCGCTGACTTATGCCTACCGGCAGGCCATTTACGCGCTCGATGCCGTAGCGGGTTGGGCCGCGGCCGCCTCCGACCGCACCACTGTCTCGGACGTGATGGAGGCGCTTATGCTGGAAGCGCCCGGCAACTGGACGAAGCATTACCAGGGCGACGAGGACCGGCTGCGGCTGCTGCGGCATTTTAGCTATGCCGACCGGATACGCTATTACTGGACGCAGACGCGCGCACAGGCCGCCGTCGACGCCTTGTTAGGCAGCCTGAAGTCTCGGGATATGCCCCGGCCGCTGCTGGAACAATATTTCGCGGCACCCGTGCTCGCGCGGGCCGAGACCCTCGGACAAAGCACACCGGACAAGGCGAGGGCGCTCATCTATGCTCAGATCCAAGAGGCACTTGTTCCCTATTTTGCCTGCTACGGAAGGGCGGCATGA
- the nagA gene encoding N-acetylglucosamine-6-phosphate deacetylase translates to MKPDGHIEAAPFDLATTRDWWLVPRRLFDGEGLTDSRAIRITDRRVVSVVSAEAAGRDGAPVWRTSRLAVPGFFDTQINGGGGVLFNADPSLDGLATIAAAHRSTGTTSWLPTLITDVADRMDQGADAAIATHRRFGIVGIHLEGPHISIARKGAHRPDLIRPFDERTVATVARLREAGLPVLLTLAPECVPPGTIARLCRMGAVVSLGHTDADFDAARAAIAEGARSATHLYNAMTPITSRSPGVVGAVLDSDIYCGFIADGHHVDDTTLRLAIRSRPVADRMVLVSDAMPTWNGPPVYELLGETIRLQDGKLVNRIGSLAGVHIDMASSLRRLVQAVGIGLEDSLKMATANPARLMGLDQEIGYIRAGAKADIVLLDEALVPGAIISSSAA, encoded by the coding sequence ATGAAACCGGACGGTCACATCGAGGCTGCGCCGTTCGACTTAGCAACGACACGCGACTGGTGGCTCGTTCCGCGCCGGCTGTTTGACGGAGAAGGCCTGACGGACAGCAGGGCGATCCGAATTACGGACAGACGGGTGGTTTCGGTGGTCTCGGCGGAAGCGGCCGGTCGGGACGGCGCGCCGGTCTGGCGAACAAGCAGGCTCGCAGTTCCCGGATTCTTCGACACCCAGATCAATGGCGGCGGCGGGGTGCTGTTCAACGCCGACCCGTCATTGGACGGACTGGCGACGATCGCCGCCGCGCATCGATCGACCGGGACCACCTCCTGGCTGCCTACCCTGATTACCGATGTTGCCGACAGGATGGACCAGGGCGCCGATGCCGCCATCGCCACGCACCGCCGCTTCGGCATCGTCGGCATTCATCTGGAAGGCCCGCACATCAGTATCGCCCGTAAAGGCGCGCACAGGCCCGATCTGATCCGCCCATTCGACGAGCGGACCGTGGCGACTGTTGCCCGCCTGCGGGAGGCCGGCCTCCCGGTTCTCCTGACGCTGGCGCCCGAATGCGTGCCGCCGGGAACCATCGCCCGGCTTTGCCGCATGGGCGCCGTTGTTTCGCTCGGCCACACCGATGCCGATTTCGACGCGGCGCGTGCGGCAATCGCCGAGGGTGCGCGCTCGGCAACGCATCTCTATAATGCGATGACGCCCATTACGTCGCGCTCGCCCGGCGTCGTCGGCGCGGTGCTGGACAGCGATATTTATTGCGGCTTCATCGCCGACGGTCACCATGTCGATGACACCACGCTCAGGCTCGCGATCCGCTCGCGTCCGGTCGCCGACCGCATGGTGCTGGTGTCCGATGCCATGCCCACTTGGAACGGTCCGCCGGTATACGAATTACTGGGCGAGACCATTCGTCTCCAGGACGGCAAGCTGGTCAACCGGATCGGTTCGCTCGCCGGCGTCCATATCGACATGGCTTCTTCGCTGCGCCGGTTGGTGCAGGCCGTCGGCATTGGGCTGGAAGATTCCCTGAAAATGGCAACCGCCAATCCCGCCCGCCTGATGGGGCTCGATCAGGAGATCGGCTACATTAGGGCGGGCGCCAAGGCAGACATTGTGCTCCTCGATGAGGCGCTGGTTCCCGGCGCCATCATTTCCTCTTCGGCGGCTTGA
- the araH gene encoding L-arabinose ABC transporter permease AraH, with protein sequence MNALKKVFLGEQGLVVIFAAAFVIVALTVPNFLTERNMLGLLQSVVTIGIVACTMMFCLASRDFDLSVGSTVAFSGMIAVMASNATGSILLGLVAAIACGGIVGVLNGVVIARFRINALITTLATMQIVRGLALIASDGRAVGINDPAFYQLALSKFLTIPTPIWVMGVMFIVFGFVLNRTVFGKNTLAIGGNPEASRLAGVNVVNMRIWIFALQGLVCGVAGILLASRITSGQPNAATGLELSVISACVLGGVSLAGGRAAMTGVIVGVMIMGIAENVMNLLNIQAFYQYVVRGLILLVAVLLDNLRSSAAGRRS encoded by the coding sequence ATGAATGCCTTGAAAAAAGTCTTCCTCGGCGAGCAGGGGCTGGTGGTGATCTTCGCAGCTGCCTTCGTGATCGTCGCGCTCACGGTGCCGAACTTCCTGACCGAGCGCAATATGCTTGGCCTGCTGCAATCGGTCGTGACCATCGGCATCGTTGCCTGCACGATGATGTTCTGCCTGGCGTCGCGCGATTTCGATCTCTCGGTCGGCTCCACGGTGGCCTTTTCGGGCATGATCGCTGTCATGGCATCCAATGCCACCGGCTCGATCCTGCTCGGCCTCGTTGCGGCGATCGCCTGCGGCGGGATCGTCGGCGTGCTTAACGGTGTCGTCATTGCCCGTTTCAGAATCAATGCTCTCATTACGACACTCGCGACGATGCAGATCGTACGTGGTCTGGCACTCATTGCATCGGACGGCCGCGCCGTCGGCATCAACGATCCGGCCTTCTACCAGCTCGCTTTGTCGAAGTTTCTCACCATCCCGACACCGATCTGGGTCATGGGCGTGATGTTCATCGTCTTCGGTTTCGTGCTCAACCGCACCGTCTTCGGCAAGAATACGCTCGCCATCGGCGGCAATCCGGAGGCCTCGCGCCTGGCCGGCGTCAACGTCGTCAACATGCGGATTTGGATCTTCGCGCTGCAAGGCCTGGTCTGCGGCGTGGCTGGTATCCTGCTCGCCTCGCGCATCACGTCCGGCCAGCCGAATGCCGCGACCGGGCTTGAACTCTCGGTCATCTCCGCCTGCGTACTCGGCGGCGTGTCACTGGCCGGCGGCCGCGCTGCGATGACCGGCGTCATCGTCGGGGTGATGATCATGGGTATTGCCGAGAATGTCATGAACCTGCTCAACATCCAGGCCTTCTACCAGTATGTCGTCCGCGGCCTGATCCTTCTCGTCGCCGTGCTTCTCGACAACCTCCGCTCCTCCGCTGCCGGGCGGAGAAGCTGA